One Elaeis guineensis isolate ETL-2024a chromosome 10, EG11, whole genome shotgun sequence genomic window carries:
- the LOC105052352 gene encoding L-ascorbate oxidase homolog, producing MSHVTAAFVLVSLLGLSVVLAEDPYLFFTWNVTYGSIAPLGIRQKVILINNQFPGPEVNCTSNNNIIINVFNNLDEPFLLTWNGVQNRKNSWMDGTPGTNCPIPPGQNFTYHFQPKDQIGTFFYFPSVGMQKAAGGFGMLRVHSRLLIPVPFAPPAEEFDVLAGDWFTASHKLLARKLDAGRGLGLPAGVLINGRPGRPVTGHDDPPMFTVQAGNVYRFRFCNVGLKTSLNFRIQKHSLKLVEMEGSHTIQNLYDSLDVHVGQCLSVLVVADQGPGDYYLVVSTRFTKKIHTATAVLRYAGSNTPPSPVIPEGPSGWAWSFNQWRTFRWNLTASAARPNPQGSYHYGEINITRTIKLLNGHTVVDGKRRHFINGVSHVDPDTPLKLAEYFNLSNPVFNYNLMGDVPPALDIPVKLAPNVITAEFRTFIEIIFENTERSIQSYHLDGYAFFPVGMGPGKWSPESRRLYNLLDTVSRHSIHVFPKSWTAIMLTFDNAGMWNLRSMNWENKYLGQQLYVSVTSPARSLRDEYNMPDNTLRCGAVVGLPLPPSYV from the exons ATGTCGCATGTTACCGCCGCGTTCGTCCTCGTCTCGCTCTTGGGCCTCTCGGTCGTCCTGGCGGAGGACCCATACCTCTTCTTCACATGGAACGTGACGTACGGCAGCATCGCCCCTCTCGGCATTCGCCAGAAGGTCATCCTCATCAACAACCAGTTCCCGGGCCCCGAAGTCAATTGCACTTCCAACAACAACATTATCATCAATGTCTTCAACAATCTCGATGAGCCCTTCCTCCTCACATG GAACGGCGTTCAGAACAGGAAGAACTCATGGATGGACGGGACTCCGGGGACCAACTGCCCCATCCCGCCGGGCCAGAACTTCACCTACCACTTCCAGCCCAAGGACCAGATCGGCACCTTCTTCTACTTCCCCTCCGTCGGCATGCAGAAGGCGGCCGGCGGCTTCGGCATGCTCCGCGTCCACAGCCGCCTCCTCATCCCGGTCCCCTTCGCTCCCCCGGCCGAAGAATTCGACGTCCTCGCCGGCGACTGGTTCACCGCCAGCCACAAGCTCCTAGCCCGCAAGCTCGACGCCGGCCGCGGCCTCGGACTCCCTGCCGGCGTCCTCATCAACGGTCGCCCCGGCAGGCCCGTCACCGGCCACGATGACCCCCCCATGTTCACCGTGCAGGCCGGCAACGTCTACCGCTTCCGCTTCTGCAACGTCGGCCTCAAGACCTCCCTCAACTTCCGCATCCAAAAGCATTCACTGAAGCTAGTCGAGATGGAGGGCTCCCACACCATCCAGAACCTCTACGACTCCCTCGACGTCCACGTCGGCCAGTGCTTGTCGGTTCTCGTCGTCGCCGATCAGGGCCCCGGCGACTACTACCTCGTCGTCTCCACCCGCTTCACCAAGAAGATCCACACTGCCACCGCCGTCCTCCGCTACGCCGGCTCCAACACCCCTCCATCGCCGGTCATCCCCGAGGGGCCCTCGGGCTGGGCCTGGTCCTTCAACCAGTGGCGGACTTTCCGATGGAACCTCACAGCCAGCGCCGCCCGGCCCAACCCTCAGGGCTCCTACCACTACGGAGAGATCAACATCACCCGCACCATCAAGCTCCTCAACGGCCACACCGTCGTCGACGGCAAGCGCCGCCACTTCATCAACGGCGTCTCCCACGTCGACCCCGACACGCCGCTCAAGCTGGCCGAGTACTTCAACCTCAGCAACCCGGTGTTCAATTACAACCTCATGGGCGACGTGCCACCTGCCCTTGATATCCCAGTGAAACTTGCACCCAACGTCATCACCGCCGAGTTCAGAACTTTCATCGAGATCATCTTCGAGAACACGGAGAGGAGCATCCAATCCTACCACTTGGATGGCTACGCCTTCTTCCCTGTAGG GATGGGGCCGGGGAAGTGGTCGCCGGAGAGCCGAAGACTCTACAATCTTTTGGACACGGTGAGCCGGCACAGCATCCACGTATTCCCGAAGTCATGGACGGCGATCATGCTGACCTTCGACAATGCTGGGATGTGGAATTTGAGATCCATGAACTGGGAGAACAAGTACTTGGGGCAGCAGCTATACGTAAGTGTGACCTCACCGGCACGATCGTTGAGGGATGAGTATAATATGCCTGATAATACACTCCGGTGCGGGGCGGTGGTCGGGCTTCCCTTGCCGCCGTCCTACGTCTAA
- the LOC105052353 gene encoding uncharacterized protein — MTGPGRSMLYSLLLFAIIISLLEMYREKLASSELLTIFGGFISSLLFLVMLTFIGNYQESSGMKTGWGAVVLAEIVALIAASTVHRVCVTTCFLFSAGLLYEVTKLSGMMLSKTEPKMRRY, encoded by the exons ATGACGGGTCCTGGCAGATCCATGCTGTACTCATTGCTTCTATTTGCCATTATTATCTCACTTCTGGAGATGTATAGAGAGAAATTGGCATCTTCTGAGTTGCTGACAATTTTTGGTGGTTTTATCAGCTCCCTATTATTTCTTGTGATGCTAACA TTCATTGGGAATTATCAAGAATCAAGTGGGATGAAAACCGGATGGGGTGCTG tTGTACTTGCAGAAATTGTTGCTCTTATTGCTGCTAGCACAGTTCATCGTGTTTGTGTCACAACATG TTTCTTATTTTCAGCTGGACTTCTATACGAGGTTACCAAACTTTCAGGGATGATGCTTTCAAAAACGGAACCAAAAATGCGGCGTTATTGA